Proteins encoded by one window of Esox lucius isolate fEsoLuc1 chromosome 4, fEsoLuc1.pri, whole genome shotgun sequence:
- the mtus1a gene encoding microtubule-associated tumor suppressor 1 homolog A isoform X5, translating into MGGSGSRVCLSLHCCGEPRDEAMKQRRDLSQELITLQGQLVSSTQSCERLEQEKEEVRGALEGVLQRMQEQHHTEMAQLEERLRDFYQAQWDQIHLTYQDQADQYKALMEEQMAELTSNHEALKLELEANHCQQIECVKQQYEGSLEELRKAHEQELQTLDKTLKETEATLSGHIQELTEENTALNQKLKAEEERRRELAERDVKDSHTLYLEQELESLKVVMDIKNKQLHQQEHKLMQMDKLVEKSVKLDECLKKVQQENEDLKARMDRHAALSRQLSTEQAMLQESLHKESKVNKRLSMENEELIWKLHNGDLSSPRKMSPTSPTHHPLGLQSPRSSAVITSPVQSPRSSAVFTSPPVSPR; encoded by the exons ATGGGCGGTTCAGGGAGCAGAGTGTGCCTTAGCCTTCACTGCTGTGGCGAACCG CGAGACGAAGCCATGAAGCAGCGGAGGGACCTGTCCCAGGAGCTGATCACCCTACAGGGCCAGCTGG TGAGCTCGACCCAGTCGTGTGAGCGTTTGGAGCAGGAGAAGGAAGAGGTGCGTGGGGCGTTGGAGGGCGTGCTCCAGAGGATGCAGGAGCAGCACCACACGGAGATGGCCCAGCTAGAGGAGAGGCTCAGGGACTTCTACCAGGCCCAGTGGGACCAGATCCATCTCACCTATCAGGATCAGGCTGACCAGTACAAGGCCCTCATGGAGGAGCAG ATGGCGGAGTTGACATCAAACCATGAGGCCTTGAAGCTGGAGTTGGAGGCCAACCACTGTCAACAGATCGAGTGTGTAAAACAGCAGTATGAAGGCTCACTAGAAG AGCTCAGGAAAGCTCATGAACAGGAACTGCAGACATTGGACAAAACACTGAAGGAAACAGAAGCCACATTATCC GGACATATTCAGGAGCTCACAGAGGAAAACACAGCCCTGAACCAGAAGCTGAAAGCTGAGGAGGAGCGGAGGAGGGAGCTGGCTGAGAGAGACGTG AAGGACTCCCACACCCTGTATCTGGAGCAGGAGCTGGAGAGCCTTAAGGTGGTGATGGACATCAAAAACAAACAGCTGCACCAACAGGAACACAAGCTCATGCAGATGGACAAACTG GTGGAGAAAAGCGTTAAACTGGACGAGTGCCTTAAAAAGGTCCAACAGGAGAATGAGGACCTGAAAGCGCGCATGGATAGACATGCTGCTCTGTCCAG ACAACTGTCCACAGAGCAGGCCATGCTGCAGGAGTCTCTCCACAAGGAATCCAAGGTGAACAAGCGCCTGTCCATGGAGAACGAGGAGCTCATATGGAAGCTCCACAACGGGGATCTCAGCAGCCCCCGCAAgatgtcccccacctcccccacccaccaccccctcGGCCTCCAATCACCCCGCAGCTCTGCGGTCATCACCAGCCCCGTCCAATCACCCCGCAGCTCTGCTGTCTTCACCAGCCCTCCCGTCTCACCCAGATAA